The proteins below come from a single Harpia harpyja isolate bHarHar1 chromosome 2, bHarHar1 primary haplotype, whole genome shotgun sequence genomic window:
- the LOC128139082 gene encoding LOW QUALITY PROTEIN: cytosolic beta-glucosidase-like (The sequence of the model RefSeq protein was modified relative to this genomic sequence to represent the inferred CDS: inserted 3 bases in 2 codons; substituted 3 bases at 3 genomic stop codons) translates to MVFQSEPVPEDIAFPVGFAWGAATAVYQIEEDWNADGKDPNVWDTFTHQGGDRVFKNQTGDVACGSYTLWEEDLKCIKQLGLTHYRFSLSWSRLLPDGTTGFINQKGVNYYSKISSNPGNGIXCSLYHFGLPQSLEDEGGWRSEKIIKTFDIHARYCFRTFGDXVITINEPYVVAVGACEKAVXPSIGTRAYKAAYNVIKAHAKAXHSCSKVFEENKVDLCLXLLTQIGRTSANSVVDQKATKGYLSFTLDGFVRTIFTAGEYPAIMKSWISAMYSKQGYLSSRLLEFTKEEKMVIIGTADFFALNC, encoded by the exons ATGGTGTTCCAGAGTGAG CCGGTGCCAGAGGATATTGCTTTTCCAGTTGGATTTGCTTGGGGTGCAGCTACAGCAGTGTATCAAATTGAAG AAGACTGGAATGCAGATGGAAAGGACCCTAATGTCTGGGACACATTCACCCATCAGGGAGGAGATCGAGTTTTCAAGAACCAGACTGGTGATGTAGCTTGTGGCAGCTACACTCTGTGGGAGGAAGATTTGAAATGTATCAAACAGCTTGGATTGACTCATTATCGCTTTTCTCTTTCCTGGTCACGTCTGTTACCTGATGGGACGACAGGTTTCATCAACCAGAAAG GAGTCAATTATTACAGCAAAATCAGTAGTAACCCGGGAAATGGCAT CTGCTCCCTGTATCACTTTGGCTTACCTCAGTCCTTAGAAGATGAAGGTGGCTGGAGATCTGAAAAGATCATCAAGACCTTTGATATTCATGCAAGGTATTGCTTCAGAACATTTGGAGACTGAGTGATCACTATTAATGAGCCTTATGTTGTTGCTGTAGGTGCTTGTGAAAAAGCTG GCCCCAGCATTGGTACCAGAGCTTACAAGGCAGCTTATAATGTGATAAAAGCTCATGCTAAAGCCTGACACAGTTGCAGTAaggtatttgaagaaaacaaagtggaCTTGTGCCTATAGCTCTTAACTCAGATTGGTAGAACCTCTGCGAATTCTGTAGTAGATCAAAAAGCAACTAAAGGGTACCTGTCCTTTACCTTAGATGGGTTTGTCAGGACCATATTTACTGCTGGTGAATATCCAGCCATCATGAAGTCCTGGATTTCTGCAATGTATTCAAAGCAAGGCTACTTATCATCAAGGCTTCTGGAATtcactaaagaggaaaaaatggtgaTCATAGGTACTGCTGACTTCTTTGCTCTCAACTGTTAA